The following coding sequences are from one Epinephelus fuscoguttatus linkage group LG5, E.fuscoguttatus.final_Chr_v1 window:
- the calm3a gene encoding calmodulin 3a (phosphorylase kinase, delta), with protein MADQLTEEQIAEFKEAFSLFDKDGDGTITTKELGTVMRSLGQNPTEAELQDMINEVDADGNGTIDFPEFLTMMARKMKDTDSEEEIREAFRVFDKDGNGYISAAELRHVMTNLGEKLTDEEVDEMIREADIDGDGQVNYEEFVQMMTAK; from the exons ATG GCTGATCAGCTGACTGAGGAGCAGATTGCTG AGTTCAAGGAGGCGTTCTCGCTGTTTGACAAAGATGGCGATGGCACTATCACTACCAAGGAGCTCGGGACTGTGATGCGCTCTCTGGGACAGAACCCCACTGAGGCTGAGCTGCAGGACATGATCAATGAGGTGGATGCTGATG GTAATGGTACAATTGACTTTCCTGAGTTTCTGACCATGATGGCCCGGAAGATGAAAGACACAGACAGTGAGGAGGAGATCAGAGAAGCCTTCAGAGTCTTTGACAAG GATGGTAATGGCTACATCAGTGCAGCAGAGCTACGGCACGTCATGACCAACTTAGGGGAGAAGCTCACTGATGAAGAGGTGGACGAAATGATCCGCGAGGCTGACATTGATGGTGACGGTCAGGTCAACTATGAGG AGTTTGTCCAGATGATGACTGCCAAGTGA
- the si:ch211-261a10.5 gene encoding LOW QUALITY PROTEIN: potassium channel subfamily K member 13 (The sequence of the model RefSeq protein was modified relative to this genomic sequence to represent the inferred CDS: substituted 1 base at 1 genomic stop codon), which translates to MGIVEVKVITITEVSYIFCCCCCQMNSIXVNKETARFYLLCLLIALYMLAGAAIFSSLERPAELKAHQLWERRLRDFSHEHNVSCEDLKSLLRYYEEARTAGIRADRGRALWDIPGAFYFVGTVVSTIGFGVTAPSTVTGKVLLVFYGLLGCSATILFFNLFLERVITLLSFLIFWCHRGRPGHSGLEGRTGEENRNEEWKLSVYQVTLILFFAVLLVACGAAFLYSVMEGWTYMESLYFCFVAFSTVGFGDFVSGQREHHEDTWAYQVANCLLMLLGVCCTYSLFNTISVIIKQGLNWMLTTLAWMYSSICHYRLQFRPLFKLCFSDSEPPICCYEDDTLHRQQAQAASSLGHGMLWHSCVPNAKCLCGEAQVETVCCREIDRGISAKQEQDNCLYESSIIYARPLPT; encoded by the exons CATAGTTGAGGTAAAAGTAATCACAATAACTGAAGTGTCCtacatattttgttgttgttgctgccaaATGAATTCCATATGAGTTAACAA GGAAACTGCTCGTTTCTACCTGCTCTGTTTACTCATTGCTCTTTACATGCTGGCTGGCGCTGCCATATTTTCTTCCTTGGAGAGACCAGCGGAGCTAAAGGCCCACCAGCTCTGGGAAAGGAGGCTAAGAGACTTCAGTCATGAGCATAACGTAAGTTGTGAAGACCTGAAATCTCTGTTGCGCTACTATGAGGAAGCTAGGACTGCAGGTATCCGGGCAGATCGAGGCAGAGCCCTATGGGACATCCCAGGAGCATTTTACTTCGTGGGAACTGTAGTCTCCACCATTG GGTTTGGAGTGACGGCCCCATCCACTGTGACTGGGAAGGTCTTGCTTGTTTTCTATGGGTTGCTGGGCTGCTCTGCGACCATACTCTTCTTTAACCTCTTTCTGGAGAGAGTCATAACATTACTGAGCTTCCTGATATTCTGGTGCCACAGAGGGAGACCTGGACACAGCGGATTGGAGGGCCGAACCGGTGAAGAAAACAGGAATGAAGAGTGGAAACTATCTGTGTATCAAGTCACACTCATCCTCTTTTTTGCCGTCCTGTTGGTTGCATGCGGGGCTGCCTTTCTCTATTCAGTCATGGAGGGCTGGACTTACATGGAGTCCCTCTACTTCTGCTTCGTGGCGTTCAGCACAGTGGGCTTTGGGGACTTTGTTAGTGGACAGAGAGAGCACCATGAGGACACCTGGGCGTACCAGGTTGCAAACTGTCTCTTGATGCTCTTGGGGGTGTGCTGCACTTATTCCCTCTTCAACACCATCTCTGTTATCATCAAACAGGGACTGAACTGGATGCTTACGACACTGGCCTGGATGTATAGCAGTATCTGCCACTATAGGCTGCAGttcagaccactgttcaaactCTGTTTTTCTGACTCTGAGCCACCTATATGTTGTTATGAGGATGACACTCTGCATAGACAGCAGGCGCAAGCAGCTTCAAGTTTAGGCCACGGCATGCTGTGGCACAGCTGTGTTCCCAATGCTAAATGCCTTTGTGGTGAGGCTCAAGTGGAAACAGTGTGCTgcagagagatagacagaggaATTTCTGCAAAACAAGAACAGGATAATTGTTTATATGAAAGTAGTATAATCTATGCTAGACCACTGCCTACTTGA